Genomic window (Tenrec ecaudatus isolate mTenEca1 chromosome 16, mTenEca1.hap1, whole genome shotgun sequence):
GCAGGAAGTAATCACGGACGAACTTGTGGTCGCCCCCTTTCCCTATCAGACAGAGTCAGGGAtgtctggtaaaagcatggacacccttccccGAGTCTGAGTTTCCCAGAAACGGGCTAGTTCTGTGAACAACGGTACCCTCTAAAAGCATAGATCACCCATATCATTGTTCCTAGAACAGAATGACCTAGTACAATGAGCAAATAGTCATGTACAccccactgagcaaaaccgcacctacgtcaactctccagaagcttcaacagggtggtggggagggtagTATAAAAAGTCCCTCAAGCGTTTCCCTGTGGcggcttccacagcttcactttactGTGGGCTGTTGAAACCGTCTGcttgtccccaataaagcctgatttttaatcagtaaaaaaaaaaatctctgtaaCGAATCATCTTCAGCAAGCCCATGTAGCTTATATCATCCATCAGGCACAGTGCCCCACGCACACAAGGCaggtgcccaccccaccccaccacccgcaTGAAGGCCACTGCGATGGGGGAGTGTGCTCCCACCTAGGTTATAAGTCAGGGTGGGCACGTGGCTAACGTGTTCAGCTGCTACTTAAAAGGTTGAAACTTTAAGTACACCTAGAGGCACCttgagagaaaggcctggtgactggCTCCAAAGTGAGCCTGAGAGCCTTGCAGGGCACAGTGCCGCCGACACACATGCgcgcacgcgtgcgcacacacacacacacacacacacacacacacacacacacggcagcaGGTGTGCCATGCAGGAGTCACCTGTGGATGGGTCACCTACCCTAGGCCAATGGCCAGCAAATGAGAGAGCAGCAGAGACGGCAGGAAAACCTTCAGGAATTCTGCCGAGAAGATGCCCCCCTTCTTCATGACACTCGTGTTCCTCATGCTGAGGCTGGCTGTGCGCTTGGGGTGCTTGAAGAGGAACTCCCTGGGGCAGAAAAGAGGGTTTAGTCCCGTGCTCCATCCAAGGTCCAGGTCAAGGAAGACTCACGGGCTTAGCAGACTCACTTGGGGGGGATGTTCTCTGGCCGACTTGACCAATCCCATATCCAGTCCGAGTTTTTCTTCAAGATGTTTTCGACTTCTTTCCTTCTCTCAATGTAATCTTCCTCAGACTACAGAAAGGAAACGTGACGTGAAGAGCAGGCTCGGCTGGCAGGGCTtccgtggggaggggaggggaggggaggggaagagaagcGTTCCTGGAGTGTGCCTAACCCCTCACACTGTGCACCGCCACGACAAGGCACTTCTGAAGGACAAGGGTTTGTTCCCGAGGAAGGGAAGAGATGTTGAGGGAGGCACCCGAAGTGGCCTTAACAGGGCCATGGCTGGCCTGTCAGCTCGTGGTGCTGCTTGTGGCGtctgtgttgctgggatgctgaaaGCTCATGACCACCACAGGTAAGCTCTGGTGGACaattttccagactaagacagactgggaAGGGAAACTGGTGATCACCTTCTGAAGAACCTGGCCAGTGACCACCTGAACGGGGCCAGACAAACACTGGTGTACGTAAAACTCTCAGACCCAAACCCACCGCAtccagtccattttgactcatggtgaccgtgTATAGGTCATCGTTATGGAAGCACAGAGCTCAGCCCTCTCCTGGGAGAGGCGGtagccccatctctctcttggGAGAGTGGGGTGCGTTTGCACTGCAGGCCTGTGGCCAGTGGCACAGTACTTATCCCataatatcaccagggctccgccCTCAAAATGTAGAGGGGATTCACCTGTGTCTGTTCAGGCCAACATTGCCTGTCCTCTGCAGGACCGTGCTGAGCACAAGTAGACGGAGGTGATCAAAGTACTACCGACCGCCCTCAGGATtcagggcaggagtggagacTAGGATACATCATGGCAACAGCCCTAGGTACACGTTTGTCATCTACTCAAGCTACCAACTTGAAATGAAGAAATGATCCGATCTTTGTTGAAGTGAAAGGAACCAGCTGATTAGTTACTGGTGCTAATTACCCAGGCACTATTGGAAAGGCGTGGGGCATGATTTCGGGGGCAACGGCGATGCCTTCCGAGAGGCCTCTGAGAAAGGAGCTCGAGGATCAGAATCCCCccccaccactgtgccacccgggaAAGCCAGGCTCTCCGAGATGCTCAGAGCCACTCGCAGTCCAGTCACCAGCTCCTCACCTCATCGACGACTCACCTTCATCTGTGCACACACAAGAGGGCCACCCTGCGTACCCCTCCCCCCAGGCCCCATTGCAGGCTTGTAGGGCCCCACCCTCCAGAGCTATAAAAAGGGGGCAGAAGACACTAAGAGCCCATTTGACTGAACTTCAACCATCATCACACAGACCTGAAAAACAGTTCGCTGGGCTCACCTGAGAGCTGTTCTTTTCCCCAAGGCTGTGGGTATCGGTCTCAGAAGTTCGGTTTGTGTCCTGTGGCGTCTGGGAGCgtggtggacttcacaaggtGTGGTTAAGTGGGGGAAGAGCAAGCACCTTGTTAGCATCTTTCTACTGGGGAATGAACCCCAGAGGCAAGGCAACACCCCCTCAGAGAAGAGGGGGCGGCACTCACCTGTTGAGCACATCTTCCCTTCCACCCTGTACCAGGCAAAGACTGATTTATCCTTATGTTCTGGTCTTTGTGTCTAAGCATGACAAGAGTCAGCTGCCCCTCTTTCAGGGGAAAGACAGCGCTGCTGTGAGGGCCTGCCTCCTCAATGTGCCTGCCCGTCAGCAGCCCCGGTTCTGACTCTCCACCAGACATACCTCTGACTCCACCAGAGAACAAGGACAATTCTAATATGGCCTGCACTGCTCATGCCAACTGGTGGTAGGTACCACCTGCCTCCTCAGGAAGGCAGCGCTAAGACCCCCTCGGGGCACCACTCACCTGTCACAGTGGGAGCTCTTGGAGCTGCTCCGTCCAGACTCATGCTGGGCGTCCAGCAGTATTTTCTCCATgtcaccattatacatggacacCGAGGCAGGGATACTGCCTCCATTCCCATTGCTGCTGAAGTGCAATTCCACCCAGGAGCCTGTGGGAGACCAAACAAAGGGCACGTTCCACCCCGGCAAAACCACCAgtcagaccaccagctgctctgggagataGGAGAGTCTGCATCTCAGGAGTGAGCCTTCCACAGCCCTCCCCTTTCACTGCACTGATCCACAACACACCACCTACATGTCCAGCACCGGCCGACTGCCTTCGCCTTCCTCAGTACAGGGGACCAGCCccttgggcatggaggcaattcaTCTGTCTCATGCCATTCCAGGATGGCAAGGGAACGCGCAAGCAATGTACAGGGCCAACCAGCGTACAGGGACCCAGGTTTACTGGAGGGGCGGTGAGAAGGGCCGCAGGGGTGGGTGTTTGAGAGTTCGACTGTTTTCGCACACTAACCTGGGGCCTTTCAAAATTCATACTAATACCTCTATTGTTTTtatttagatcagcggttctcaacgtgtgggtgtgacccctttgggggtcaaacaaccctttcacaggggtcacccgattcataacagtgcaaaattacagttctgaagtagcatgGTGAGGAGGCCACCACACcattaggaactgtatgaaagggtcgcggcattccaaaggttgaggaccactgatttAGGTAGAAAACTGGACCTCTTATGCTTTTATTAGAGCTAATGTAACTAACATCTTACTAAACTGAAATCAGATACCTTAGTTTATCAAATCAATCTATCCCTCTTAGGCTAAGCATTTATTTGGCCAAGCCTTCTCAGGAATTCGGGTCAGCTTTATTTCATGTATTAAAAATTGGTACTCATAATCAGGCACCTTGGTGCTGCTGCAGTATAAGCATGAGTTGTCAACTACaagggtcaatggttcaaactcaccagctgttctgagggagaaaggtgaggcatcTGCTCCTGTAGTgatttagcctcagaaaccctgtgtagcAGGCGTCCTCCAAACTGCGGCCTGCGGGCCAccagaggacatttatccagcccgccgagtgtttgtgccccattctgtgttttacttcaaaataagatatgtgcagtgtgcacaggaatttgttccgttttttaaaaaagctgtagtctggccctccaatgggtctgagggacagtgaactggtcccgttTAAAAAGTTGTAGGACCCCTGCTGTatagtcactgagtcagaacctgACTAAAAGGCTgcaaaaacattttaaagtacTTCACAAACAAGTACTCCAAGTTTGTCCTATCCAGACAGATTTAGATTCTGAATCATCAGGCCACCACTTAATAAGcaaaacacacagagaaagacaCTTCACCCTTCAAAACTACAGCGACAGACAATCCTTCCCGAAGCCAGCGTGGAGCCCACAATGTGGAGAGCCTGTGCCCCCGTGTGTCTGCTAAGTGCTGCACAGACTGCAATTGGGCTGCAATGCAGGCAGCGCAACCCacagtggctgtgtgtgtgtgtgtgggggggggggggttggcatTCCAAGCTACCATGCAGCAAGGGGGGGCATGATAAgccagggaggaggggctggaaaAAAGAGACAATTGGTACAAACACAAATCCTGACCAAAGAgccttctggaaggttctgcaaaGATAATCTGCAAAGCAGAGCCTGAGAAGAATGGCAGGACCAGTGGCAAAGCCCTGAGGCTCCCACATCTCATGGTGATAGAGGACCAAGGCATCTgtgggcttcatccatgtggttgCACTTGGTTTTCCCCTTCCCATCTCTGGCTGTATGACCACACCATCATCTCTCTATCCTTCGAGACACTGGTATTGCTTCCAGCAATCACTCCTCTTGTGTACTGTGTAAGAGAAAAATGGcattttaatcccatttttccaCTAGTGTGTAGAAGCCCCCTTCTATACTAGCTCCTGTGGCTGCTTGAGTAGACATATATTCTCTGAAACCCAGGTATCCCTGGAGCCACGTTCTCTTCAGGGAAGAATGTGCTCCCCACCCGCATCCCTGCCAACCTCTGGTGGCTACAGGAACACCTGGCTGTGGCTTCCCCTGTCTGTGGGGCCTCCATCTACACTCGCTTTCTTCTGTGTGTGTGCCCCTGAGTCTCCCTTTATCTCTTCCTGGGGTCACTTTGATGGCACTTAGGCGCACCTAGATCTCATCCAGGGCTATGGAGCTCAAGGTCCTTAGCCTTGTATCAGGCGTCTACAGTCAGAAcacaatcatacccaatgtgaatgggggagaggaggtatggagaccaatgcccatctgtagacaattgggcatcccctcacagaggggtcgcaaggaagagatgagccagtcagggttcagtatagcactgatgaaatacaactttagtctttggtgcttccttcaccccactatcatgatctcaattctgccttacaaatcagattagaccagaacatgcacactgctacagataagaactcacacaacacagggaaatccaggataaacccttcataccaggaagattaggggagggtgggggagaaagggagaattgatcacaaggatgaataacggaagtgggtgagggacggaggacgatgtaaaatatgaaaataataatctataacttatcaagggttcatgagggagggtggccgggggagggaggtgaaagaaatggggaactgatatcaggggctcaagtgggaaaagcatgctttgaaatgatgatggcgacatatgtgcaaatgtgcttgacacactggatgaatgtatggattgtgataagagatttaagagcacccaataaaagaaaaagaaaagagcctTGGCCTCTATCCACATGAGGATCGAAATGAGGAAACATCCACAGGTCCCAGGGGTCTGGTGGAGATGTACTtgaggaggatggggaaggggtGGCATTTTCCAGCCTACCACATATAAACACATTTCTGTCGGCTATGTTCTTTGGAGAACTACGTGGAATAAAAATGATAAACCCATTGTACGCCATGCTTTAGAAAACACCACTACATTTCAAAGACATTAGAATACAGTGATTTTTTCCAATGAGACTGAGCCAATTTCGACTCCCTTTGCTGACTAGTCAGGGAGTTTCTGCTGCGTCTCAGCCTTGCTAACACTTGGTTTCACCTACCTTTCACTGTAACTGCTCTAGTGGGTGTGTAGTGGCAGCTCGTGGTGGTTTACCTTGGATGTCTCAGATCTTGAACATGGTTGAGCACTTTTTAATTAAGTTGACTGACCATTTAGATCTCATCTTTTATGAATTAGCTATAAAAATTTTTACTTTTTCCTCCTGGGTTCTCACTCTCTTATTTTTAAGAGTTCTATATTCCAGAGCCTAGCATCCAGTTAGATGCATTGCAGCAAACAACGCAATCTGTGGCATCCCCCTTCACTCTCTTCCTAATCTCATGAAGAGCAGTTCTTGATTTTAATCTAGTCTCGTCCATCATCTCCCTTGTTCTAGTGTTCTCTTCGGTATCCTATTTCAGAAATGTTTGCTACACTGAGGTCTGAAGATATTCTACTATATTACATTCAAAAAGCTTTATGCTTTGACTTCCAGAGTTAGTTCGAAAACCTACCTGCAATTACTTTTTGGCTATGATCTGAAACAGGTTAAGATTTTCTGTACAGAAAGCCTACTGCCCAGCACGGCTAATGAAAAGCTTGTTTTCCTCCTTTACTGTTACAGGTAAATGTAATGTGCCGTAGGCTATTTCCTGGGCCCAGCACAGCTTCTCTATTTGGGTCATCCGTCTGTAAAAGAACCACTCTGGTGGCAAGTGGAGGATGGACTGCAGCAGGAAAAGGGGGAAGACAGGTGACAAAAGACTGGACATTTATGTCATGAGAAATTTCACTAAGCTACTTTTGTAGTCACTATAATCTTACAAGTAAATCATCACCACCTAGCTGTTTCTCTGCCcttaagcccacatggcacaataCATCATCGTGCAATGAGGGGTCAAGGATTAGACACTAATCACTGCACAATGTTAGCTGGGAAGCCGTGGCCAACTGCAGTGTTCCAACACACGAGGCAAGTCTTCTGAAGGTTCTAGCCAAGGCCCAAGTCATAGGCAGCATATGCCGTAGGAACAGGGGAAAAGCCCAAAAGGCCCAGGAACGAAATGCAGAATTGCAGCTTTCATTATCAACAGTCTCCTGGATAACTACTAACAAAATTGTGCACATTCTCAAAGGATGCGTGAGTCTTAATTTCTCAAATTGCCCCGTACTGGCCTAGACCTGCACACAGGTCTGTACTGGGCATGGCGCCTGCAGCTCACTGAACGGAAAGTCTGGCCACTGCTCCTCTCACATCAGCAGAGCTGTCATGACCCCAGAGCTATTTATACACAAGCCCAGTCCTGAAACCCTCTGCGGACTACATCTCTAGAACGGGTACCCTGCTCGTAAAGCCCAAAGCCCTTCTTAGTCCCTTCCTTTCCCACCTGGAGTTCAAGATGACACGCATGGGAGCCAGCGAGCTCTGCATCAGTAGCCTGGACCACGGACACAGGCCTGCTTTGGACATTACTCCATGTTTCTAAGCTCCATCTACGTTACTAAAGGCTCTCGGCCTGGCTCTGTTCAGCAGATGAAGCTAAAGTTCTCCAGCTCATTCAGCGGAGTTCACTGCCCAAGGAGAAGTATGTGCCTTTTACAGCTGCTTCAGGAAACTCGTCCTGTGCAGGCTGTCAGAGCAGGATGCACAAGGCCGTATGGGTTACAGGAAGAGTCTGAGACAAGAGGGCCGCAAAGTCTTTCGCTACCAACGTCACAAAATCGCCCGCAGGATGGACTATTTCCCACAGCTTTAAGACGTGGCTGCCTTTACACTGAAGAGCTTCTTAGTTTACCTGGGAGTGGTACAAGAGGATCAACTAGCAACGATTTTGAACATTAAAATCCATTTCAGAGTGGGTCCTTTGCAGGTGGTTGGCGCTGTGGCAGACTCCCAAGTTCCCCAATGGCATTTCATGGAGATCCCCTGCTGTTGCCTGCTTTGTTTTGTGTGAATTCCCTCTGGACCTCAGGTTGATCATCTGGATAATTTCACAGTTGGGCTCAAATCCAGACCTCCGAAGCCCCTTCCCTTCTAAAACTTTAAGATGCAATAATTCCCCTCCAAGCGAAATGCCAATTCTGTTCCTCACCAGTTTCACTGTGGGGGGATGCCTATGACAAGAGCCAGCTGGCCAGCCGCAGATACAGCTGCAAGCGGAGCATTAGAGCTCGTGGCACTCAATCCTGCTTTCCTGGAGTCAACAGCCAAGCACTTAGCCGGGCTGAGGTACCCCAAGAAGCTCAGCTTTAAGATGTGAGGGCTCTTCTGGGAAGTCAGTCACCACTggcaccacccccacctttcccAACCAGACTGTCACACAACTCTGCCCCCTCCTGCATTTTAGCAGTAATAGACCTAAACAGGAAAATAGGCAAGTTAGCTCCTCCCAGCTGAAAAGCTGGAACCGGAATGGCCCCAGGGGTCAAAGGGAACCTGTCCTATCCAGTTTGTTCCCTATTGACTCCTCTGGGAAAACAGTTGGTCACAAATCATACAGGCTGCGAGAAAGTGTTTGTTGTCTGGCTTCCAGAGGTCCCTGGGCCCTCCCTTTAGAGATAAACAAGAGGGAATCCAATCAGAGCAGAGCCAGACAAGTGCTGCCTCAGTCACTGATTGCAGCAGATTCTCATTTCCTAGGGCAGCTGTGTGGTCCCACGTGACTCAATGGCTTGGCGGTGGAGCCTGTGCCCTGCTGCACTGCACGTACACTCAGTAAATGGCCCAAACAATTCTGCCCGAGTTTCCACTGTGTGTAACCATCTTTTAATAGACttagcaaaacagaaaaacaaacaaaaaccttttaACTCCTGAACTGGTTGCCTTGTGTCCCCCAGTGACTCAGCAGTTTGGTTTATAAGTCAATGAAACAGAGAGCTAACTGCTCCCCGactcccacccccctgcccccccacacacacggacATGGAATCACACACGCACACCTTTCCAAGAGTCCACAGGGGTCTTCCAGAGACTCTAAATGTGAGGTCCAATGCCTGAATTAATGAGTTAAGTACTCAGTGTTAGAAATAATCTAATCGTTCAAAAAAGGAGAGGGGGGACACACCACTTAATCTATTTAAATATtaacatttaaatttaaaaagagtaATTATGAATGTGGATTTTTAGAACTGGCAGCAATCTTAATTTCCTATCATAGGGTGCTGATAATTACAGCtgaaagcagcagcaacaacaggaaTCCTTCA
Coding sequences:
- the BNIP3 gene encoding BCL2/adenovirus E1B 19 kDa protein-interacting protein 3, producing the protein MSQSGAPGLQEESLQGSWVELHFSSNGNGGSIPASVSMYNGDMEKILLDAQHESGRSSSKSSHCDSPPRSQTPQDTNRTSETDTHSLGEKNSSQSEEDYIERRKEVENILKKNSDWIWDWSSRPENIPPKEFLFKHPKRTASLSMRNTSVMKKGGIFSAEFLKVFLPSLLLSHLLAIGLGIYIGRRLTTSTSTF